From Bicyclus anynana chromosome 7, ilBicAnyn1.1, whole genome shotgun sequence, the proteins below share one genomic window:
- the LOC112056639 gene encoding flexible cuticle protein 12-like — protein MKFIIALCLVSVVVALPPYDEVQVLRYDNDNIGTGDYSYQFEQSDGTKQEQVGELKNEGVVGQAEVVRGSYSWFAPDGYTYKVTYVADELGYRATIEKGAQRL, from the exons ATGAAATTC ATAATTGCTCTATGCTTAGTATCCGTTGTGGTGGCTTTGCCGCCTTACGACGAAGTCCAAGTCCTACGTTATGACAACGACAACATTGGTACTGGAGATTACAGCTACCA GTTCGAACAGTCAGACGGTACTAAGCAAGAGCAAGTAGGTGAACTGAAAAACGAAGGTGTTGTAGGCCAAGCTGAAGTTGTTAGAGGATCATATTCCTGGTTCGCTCCAGACGGTTATACCTACAAAGTCACCTACGTAGCCGATGAACTTGGATACCGAGCAACCATTGAAAAGGGAGCCCAACGATTGtaa
- the LOC112057787 gene encoding endocuticle structural glycoprotein ABD-5-like, with protein MKLLVILACVALASAASLGQAPPSGSNPQDVQILRYETDNDGLGSYKYAFELSDGTKKEEQGELKNVGTENEAMSVKGSYSWTAPDGVTYVVTYVADENGFNPTIEQGPGGGQNRG; from the exons ATGAAACTG TTGGTGATCCTAGCTTGTGTAGCGCTGGCCTCAGCAGCTTCCCTTGGACAAGCTCCGCCTTCGGGATCCAACCCACAGGACGTCCAAATATTGAGATACGAAACTGACAACGATGGACTCGGCTCCTACAAATATGC atttgaaCTAAGTGATGGTACTAAAAAGGAAGAGCAAGGCGAATTGAAAAACGTGGGCACCGAGAACGAAGCTATGTCTGTGAAAGGTTCGTATAGCTGGACAGCCCCTGATGGTGTCACCTACGTCGTGACCTACGTAGCGGATGAAAACGGCTTCAACCCCACGATAGAACAAGGTCCAGGTGGTGGCCAGAACCGGGGATGA